The proteins below are encoded in one region of Neoasaia chiangmaiensis:
- the fabG gene encoding 3-oxoacyl-[acyl-carrier-protein] reductase: protein MFSLDGKTALVTGASGGIGAAIAKALHGQGATVVLSGTRESALQELADMLGERAFVCVANLSDAAEADGLVAKAEAVAGSPLDILVNNAGLTRDGLAIRMKDDDWSKVMTVDLESPFRLCRAALKGMLRRRAGRIVSIASIVGTTGNGGQANYAAAKAGMIGMSKSLAQEAGSRGVTVNVVAPGFVETAMTDVLPEAQREKLLASIPLARMGRPEDIAAAVVYLASDEAAWTTGATLHVNGGMAMS, encoded by the coding sequence ATGTTCAGCCTGGACGGAAAAACGGCGCTGGTAACGGGTGCATCGGGCGGTATCGGCGCGGCCATCGCAAAGGCCCTTCACGGGCAGGGCGCGACGGTCGTGCTGTCCGGCACCCGTGAAAGCGCGCTACAGGAACTGGCCGACATGTTGGGCGAGCGCGCATTCGTCTGTGTCGCCAACCTTTCGGACGCGGCGGAGGCGGACGGGCTGGTTGCGAAGGCCGAGGCCGTGGCCGGATCGCCGCTGGATATCCTCGTGAACAATGCGGGCCTGACGCGCGACGGGCTGGCGATCCGCATGAAGGACGATGACTGGTCGAAGGTCATGACGGTCGATCTGGAATCGCCGTTTCGCCTTTGCCGCGCAGCACTGAAAGGTATGCTGCGCCGTCGTGCCGGGCGGATCGTGAGCATTGCCTCCATCGTGGGGACGACGGGCAATGGCGGCCAGGCGAACTATGCCGCTGCCAAGGCGGGCATGATCGGCATGAGCAAGTCCCTGGCCCAGGAAGCGGGTTCGCGCGGGGTGACGGTCAATGTCGTGGCGCCAGGCTTCGTCGAAACGGCGATGACGGATGTGCTGCCGGAGGCGCAGCGCGAGAAGCTGCTGGCGTCGATTCCCCTGGCGCGCATGGGGCGACCGGAAGACATCGCGGCGGCCGTGGTGTATCTTGCCTCCGATGAAGCAGCATGGACGACCGGCGCCACATTGCACGTCAATGGCGGTATGGCGATGAGCTGA
- a CDS encoding acyl carrier protein translates to MSEIADKVKKIVVEHLGVEESKVTPDASFIDDLGADSLDTVELVMAFEEAFSVEIPEDAAEKIATVKDAIDYIEKQKAA, encoded by the coding sequence ATGAGCGAAATCGCCGATAAGGTTAAGAAGATCGTTGTCGAGCACCTTGGTGTCGAAGAAAGCAAAGTGACGCCGGACGCCTCCTTCATCGACGATCTGGGCGCGGACAGCCTGGACACGGTCGAGCTGGTGATGGCGTTCGAGGAAGCATTCAGCGTCGAGATTCCGGAAGACGCGGCGGAGAAGATCGCCACGGTCAAGGACGCGATCGACTACATCGAGAAGCAGAAAGCCGCCTGA
- the fabD gene encoding ACP S-malonyltransferase — MSVHAFVFPGQGSQSVGMGLSLFEAFGTAREVFQEVDDALNQKLSELIFRGEPDELTRTENAQPALMAVSMATLRVLESEGGLKLPDVAALVAGHSLGEYSALAAAGSFGIAQTARLLRLRGQAMQRAVPAGEGGMAALLGVDLDQARAICETAAVLKVNGQPDRQEVLEVANDNGGGQVVVSGQLDAVKRAIEEARSRGVKRAVLLPVSAPFHCSLMRPAADEMAEALARADIAAPVVPVVANVTAAKATDPAMIRDLLVRQVTGSVRWRESVQAMAAMGVDSIVELGAGKVLSGLVRRIDGDLAVKNAGTPDEIEALLKTL, encoded by the coding sequence ATGTCGGTGCATGCTTTCGTATTCCCGGGCCAGGGAAGCCAGTCCGTCGGGATGGGGTTGTCGCTTTTCGAGGCCTTCGGGACAGCGCGCGAGGTTTTTCAGGAAGTTGACGACGCGCTGAACCAGAAGCTTTCCGAATTGATCTTCAGAGGCGAGCCGGATGAACTGACGCGCACCGAGAACGCCCAGCCGGCCCTGATGGCCGTTTCGATGGCCACGCTACGCGTGCTCGAAAGTGAAGGCGGTCTCAAGCTGCCGGATGTGGCGGCTCTGGTGGCCGGGCATTCCCTCGGTGAATATTCCGCCCTTGCCGCGGCCGGCTCGTTCGGTATCGCGCAGACGGCGCGGCTGCTGCGTCTGCGGGGTCAGGCCATGCAGCGTGCCGTTCCGGCGGGCGAAGGGGGGATGGCGGCCCTTCTGGGCGTCGATCTCGATCAGGCGCGCGCGATCTGTGAAACGGCGGCCGTGCTGAAGGTCAATGGCCAGCCGGACCGACAGGAAGTGCTCGAGGTCGCCAACGACAACGGCGGCGGTCAGGTCGTGGTCTCGGGCCAGCTGGACGCCGTGAAGCGCGCGATCGAGGAAGCCCGGTCGCGCGGCGTGAAGCGTGCCGTGCTGCTGCCGGTCTCCGCACCGTTTCATTGCTCCCTGATGCGCCCGGCCGCCGACGAGATGGCCGAAGCATTGGCGCGTGCCGATATCGCGGCGCCGGTCGTGCCCGTCGTGGCGAACGTGACGGCGGCCAAGGCAACCGATCCCGCGATGATCCGCGATCTGCTCGTGCGTCAGGTCACGGGCTCCGTGCGTTGGCGCGAGAGCGTGCAGGCGATGGCGGCGATGGGCGTGGACAGCATCGTGGAGCTGGGCGCGGGCAAGGTCCTGTCCGGCCTCGTGCGGCGCATCGACGGCGATCTGGCCGTAAAGAACGCCGGGACGCCGGATGAAATCGAAGCATTGCTCAAGACGCTCTGA
- a CDS encoding NUDIX hydrolase, translated as MTEYRHIHIAAGVIRDRNGRMLLVRKEGTAAFMQPGGKIDGREDSVQALIRELDEELALTVAPAELTPLGIFEAPAANEPGHVVRATLFGLRIDGTPMPRAEIAEAIWIDPKDPGDIVLAPLTRDYVLPMGLM; from the coding sequence ATGACCGAATATCGCCATATCCATATCGCCGCGGGCGTTATCCGGGATCGAAACGGCCGGATGTTGCTTGTCCGAAAGGAGGGGACGGCGGCCTTCATGCAACCCGGCGGAAAAATCGACGGGCGGGAAGATAGCGTTCAGGCGCTGATCCGCGAACTCGATGAGGAACTCGCCCTCACGGTGGCGCCTGCCGAACTGACACCGCTTGGGATATTCGAGGCACCTGCCGCCAATGAGCCGGGCCATGTCGTGCGGGCAACGTTGTTCGGGCTGCGGATCGATGGCACGCCCATGCCACGCGCGGAAATCGCCGAGGCGATCTGGATCGACCCGAAAGACCCGGGCGACATCGTGTTGGCACCGCTGACACGCGATTATGTGCTGCCGATGGGACTTATGTGA
- a CDS encoding DUF3147 family protein — translation MPFFLKATIAGLLVALVSSVARRYPGFGALIASLPLISVLGMIFLWFARPDATNMATHMQATFWYVLPSLPMFLVMPVMLHHGIGFWWTLISGCGLTIALYALMTPFMPN, via the coding sequence ATGCCATTTTTTCTCAAGGCCACAATAGCGGGCCTGCTCGTCGCTCTCGTCTCGTCCGTCGCCCGCCGCTACCCCGGATTCGGTGCCCTGATCGCGTCCCTGCCCCTGATATCGGTTCTGGGCATGATCTTCCTGTGGTTCGCCCGTCCGGACGCAACCAACATGGCGACGCATATGCAGGCGACCTTCTGGTATGTGCTGCCGTCGCTGCCAATGTTCCTGGTGATGCCGGTCATGCTGCATCACGGCATCGGTTTCTGGTGGACGCTCATCAGTGGCTGCGGACTGACCATCGCCCTCTATGCCCTGATGACGCCATTCATGCCGAACTGA
- the fabF gene encoding beta-ketoacyl-ACP synthase II yields the protein MKERRVVVTGMGLVTPLGVGVETSWKRLLEGQSGIGRITSFDPSDMPAQVAGEVPDGPTAEGGLTLSDWVAPKDQKKMDRFIHLGMAAAIQAVEDSGWKPEDEDGRCATGVMIGSGIGGLQTIYDASLTVASGKARRLSPFFIPSALINLISGHVSIRYGFKGPNHSAVTACATGVHAIGDATRLIMLGDADVMVAGGAEAAVCPLGIAGFSSARALSTGFNETPDKASRPWDRDRDGFVMGEGAGIVVLEEYEHAKRRGAKIYGEIIGYGLSGDAHHITAPAEGHEGAFRAMKAALRSAGVTPAEIDYVNAHGTSTMADDLELDAVERLFGADGAKLAMSSTKSATGHLLGAAGSVEAMFSMLAIRDNVVPPTLNLDNPARESIIDRVAHEAQRRDVKIALSNSFGFGGTNASLIVRGV from the coding sequence ATGAAGGAAAGACGTGTCGTCGTCACCGGTATGGGTCTTGTCACGCCATTGGGCGTTGGCGTGGAAACCTCCTGGAAGCGACTGCTCGAAGGGCAGAGCGGCATCGGCCGCATCACCAGTTTCGATCCGTCGGACATGCCAGCCCAGGTTGCCGGCGAAGTGCCGGATGGCCCGACCGCCGAGGGCGGCCTGACACTGTCTGACTGGGTTGCGCCCAAAGACCAGAAGAAGATGGATCGTTTCATCCATCTGGGCATGGCGGCTGCGATCCAGGCCGTCGAGGACTCGGGCTGGAAGCCGGAAGACGAGGACGGACGCTGCGCGACCGGCGTGATGATCGGTTCGGGCATCGGCGGTCTTCAGACGATCTACGATGCCTCCCTGACTGTTGCGAGCGGTAAAGCGCGCCGTCTGTCGCCGTTCTTCATCCCGTCCGCCCTGATTAATCTGATCTCCGGGCATGTCTCCATCCGTTACGGTTTCAAGGGGCCGAACCACTCCGCGGTCACGGCCTGCGCCACCGGCGTGCATGCGATCGGCGATGCCACGCGATTGATTATGCTCGGGGACGCGGATGTCATGGTCGCGGGCGGTGCGGAGGCGGCGGTCTGCCCGCTCGGTATCGCAGGTTTCTCCTCGGCGCGTGCGCTGTCCACCGGTTTCAACGAGACGCCGGATAAGGCATCTCGCCCCTGGGATCGGGACCGCGACGGCTTCGTGATGGGCGAGGGTGCTGGTATCGTCGTTCTGGAAGAATACGAACACGCCAAGCGCCGTGGTGCGAAGATCTACGGTGAGATCATCGGCTATGGCCTGTCGGGCGACGCTCATCACATCACTGCGCCGGCCGAGGGTCATGAGGGCGCGTTCCGTGCGATGAAGGCCGCGCTGCGCAGCGCCGGCGTGACGCCCGCCGAGATCGATTATGTCAACGCGCACGGCACGTCGACGATGGCCGACGATCTGGAACTGGATGCGGTGGAGCGTCTGTTCGGTGCGGACGGCGCGAAGCTTGCGATGTCCTCCACGAAATCGGCGACCGGGCACCTGCTCGGCGCGGCCGGCTCGGTGGAAGCGATGTTCTCCATGCTGGCGATTCGCGACAACGTCGTGCCCCCGACCCTGAACCTGGACAATCCTGCCCGGGAGAGCATCATCGACCGGGTGGCGCATGAAGCGCAGCGGCGCGACGTCAAGATCGCCCTGTCCAACAGTTTCGGCTTCGGCGGCACGAATGCCAGCCTGATCGTCAGGGGCGTCTGA
- a CDS encoding DUF3293 domain-containing protein has product MRPPSGAAVLAYQRSVYSAPGLTARIGQQAIGWPLPGRSLILLSACNPSGLRLPDRTNARRMASLAAQLRPWPYRLGAGRLGNWTEELFVVAMPLARGCVLARRYGQNAIVAIRRGQAARLVWLA; this is encoded by the coding sequence GTGCGGCCGCCGAGTGGTGCGGCGGTGCTTGCCTACCAGCGCAGTGTCTATAGCGCGCCGGGGCTGACGGCGCGTATCGGCCAGCAGGCGATCGGCTGGCCACTGCCGGGGCGGTCGCTGATCCTGTTGAGCGCGTGCAATCCCAGCGGCCTGCGGCTTCCCGACCGGACGAATGCACGGCGCATGGCGTCTCTTGCCGCGCAACTGCGTCCCTGGCCGTATCGTTTGGGCGCGGGGCGGTTGGGCAACTGGACGGAGGAGTTGTTCGTGGTGGCCATGCCGCTGGCGCGCGGTTGCGTTCTGGCGCGGCGCTATGGGCAGAATGCGATCGTGGCGATCCGGCGTGGACAGGCGGCGCGTCTGGTCTGGCTGGCCTGA
- the rodA gene encoding rod shape-determining protein RodA, giving the protein MNLQKRLWRPEPSFRLLAKLIQVNWLYVLLICALAGVGYLALYSAGGGTAKTFAAPQIARFGFGLIMMVAVALLSPRVLKILSVPIYLVSVGLLVLVLRMGHVGKGAERWINLAGMQFQPSEFAKIALVLALSTWFCRIDPKRMGNPLRLIPPALMTLLPVALVLKEPNLGTAVIIGTIGATLFFTAGMRLWQIAILLAPVPFLGKVVYGHLHDYQKARIDTFLHPEHDPLGAGYNIIQSKIALGSGGMWGEGYLHGSQGQLNFLPEKQTDFIFTMIGEEWGYAGAISVIGLLGIMILGGMLIALRSRNQFGRLLGLGISVDLFLYCAVNLSMVMGVIPVGGVPLPLISYGGSAMLTMMFGFGLLMSAWVHRNERDRPSEDTDA; this is encoded by the coding sequence ATGAATCTCCAGAAACGTCTTTGGCGGCCGGAGCCCAGCTTCAGGCTGCTGGCGAAGCTCATTCAGGTCAACTGGCTTTATGTCCTGCTGATCTGCGCGCTGGCGGGCGTCGGCTATCTGGCATTGTATTCGGCGGGCGGTGGAACGGCGAAAACGTTCGCCGCGCCGCAGATCGCGCGCTTCGGCTTCGGGCTCATCATGATGGTGGCCGTGGCGCTGCTGAGCCCACGCGTCCTGAAGATCCTGTCGGTGCCGATCTATCTCGTATCGGTCGGGCTGCTCGTGCTGGTGCTGCGCATGGGGCATGTGGGTAAAGGGGCGGAACGCTGGATCAATCTGGCAGGCATGCAGTTCCAGCCATCCGAATTCGCCAAGATCGCCCTCGTGCTGGCGCTGTCGACATGGTTCTGCCGAATCGACCCGAAGCGGATGGGTAATCCCCTGCGCCTGATCCCACCGGCGCTGATGACCCTGTTGCCGGTCGCGCTGGTGCTGAAGGAGCCCAATCTGGGCACGGCGGTCATTATCGGGACGATCGGAGCAACACTGTTCTTCACGGCGGGAATGCGTCTTTGGCAGATTGCCATCCTGCTGGCGCCGGTGCCGTTTCTTGGCAAGGTCGTCTACGGCCATCTGCACGACTACCAGAAAGCGCGCATCGACACCTTCCTGCATCCCGAGCACGATCCACTCGGCGCGGGCTATAACATCATCCAGTCCAAGATCGCGCTCGGTTCGGGCGGCATGTGGGGGGAGGGCTATCTGCACGGTTCGCAGGGGCAACTCAACTTCCTGCCGGAGAAACAGACCGATTTCATCTTCACCATGATCGGTGAGGAATGGGGCTATGCGGGTGCGATCTCCGTCATCGGCCTGTTGGGCATCATGATTCTGGGCGGAATGCTGATCGCGCTGCGGAGCCGGAACCAGTTCGGACGCTTGCTGGGGCTGGGGATTTCGGTCGATCTGTTTCTTTATTGCGCGGTCAATCTCTCGATGGTCATGGGCGTCATTCCCGTCGGGGGCGTGCCGCTGCCCCTGATTTCCTACGGCGGCTCGGCGATGCTGACGATGATGTTCGGTTTTGGTCTGCTGATGTCCGCCTGGGTGCACCGGAACGAGCGTGATCGCCCGAGTGAGGACACTGACGCTTGA
- the mltG gene encoding endolytic transglycosylase MltG, which yields MTRRQRGLSWIVLVIVLGIGFIGGGWWIFLQTGPLSAPHDVVVRRGDTSAVLRGLQDAGVMRRDLPDNVVFRLAVLATRSEGPLHAAELAFPAGSSIRQTIWILRHAPPVEHRLTIPEGLTARRMAGLLGNAPALGGPVPAIAEGSILPETVSYTYGTSRAAIVRRLQHMMDQTLDDVWQHRDPRVTLADPRSMLILASIVERETGLPDERPQVAQVFLNRLARGMRLQSDPTVIYDVSAGWGELDRPLDHADLAEDGPANTYRLPGLPPMPICSPGRAALEAVAHPASGDALYFVASGLGGHRFATTLDDHNRNIDAYHASRVPGR from the coding sequence ATGACGCGCCGTCAGCGTGGCCTGTCGTGGATCGTTCTCGTTATCGTTCTGGGTATCGGGTTCATCGGCGGCGGCTGGTGGATTTTCCTTCAAACTGGTCCGCTTTCCGCGCCGCATGATGTCGTCGTGCGGCGCGGCGACACCTCGGCCGTCCTGCGTGGTTTGCAGGATGCTGGTGTCATGCGGCGGGATCTGCCGGACAATGTCGTGTTTCGGCTTGCCGTTCTGGCAACCCGTTCCGAAGGACCGCTTCATGCGGCGGAACTGGCATTTCCGGCCGGTTCCTCAATCCGCCAGACCATCTGGATCCTGCGCCACGCGCCGCCAGTCGAGCATCGCCTGACCATTCCCGAGGGACTGACGGCACGCCGCATGGCCGGCCTGCTGGGCAATGCGCCTGCTCTGGGTGGACCGGTGCCGGCCATTGCGGAAGGCAGTATCCTGCCGGAGACCGTCTCCTACACATACGGCACCAGCCGTGCGGCGATCGTGCGACGCTTGCAGCATATGATGGATCAGACGCTCGATGACGTCTGGCAGCATCGCGACCCGCGCGTGACATTGGCCGATCCGCGATCGATGCTGATTCTTGCCTCCATCGTCGAACGTGAAACGGGACTGCCCGACGAGCGACCGCAGGTTGCGCAGGTGTTTCTCAATCGTCTGGCGCGCGGCATGAGGCTCCAGTCCGATCCGACCGTGATCTACGATGTGAGTGCCGGCTGGGGTGAACTGGACCGGCCGCTGGATCATGCCGATCTCGCGGAAGATGGGCCCGCCAACACCTACCGCCTCCCGGGCCTGCCGCCGATGCCGATCTGCTCGCCCGGCCGCGCCGCACTGGAAGCGGTGGCGCATCCGGCATCGGGCGACGCATTGTATTTTGTGGCCAGCGGCCTCGGCGGGCATCGTTTCGCGACCACGCTGGACGATCACAACCGCAATATCGATGCTTATCACGCGTCGCGGGTGCCCGGCCGTTAG
- the mrdA gene encoding penicillin-binding protein 2: MKLPKFSGRKPISRLMPRREPIKPSRGIFTRRALVVLAAQAGVLGVLGQRLYNLQVVDGDRLKQLAVRNRTSKRLLAPARGTINDRFGVQLAGNKVNWRALLMPEETTDISAVISRFAQIVPLDDRDHARIERDLRHMRKYVPVSLKDFLTWDDMARIELNAPSLPGVFVDIGSTRLYPLGPLLAHIVGYVAPPNEHDVASSPMMALPGMRAGRAGIEQTQDALLRGEPGSVEMEVNSLGRVMGEIDREEGRQGDELTLTIDAGLQQMVLNRIADQSASAVVMDCRNGEVLAMVSTPSFDPSLFDSGVSHAQWIEWTDNVRTPLINKAVSGVYPPGSTFKPAVGLAALKSGALSPEDRFSCPGYYDMGGVRFHCWSRWGHGTINMREALMLSCDVYFYQAARKAGMDPIKAVANGFGLGTKLDIELPHIRSGVIPTPDWRREHGHHWNGGDTVNAGIGQGFVQVTPLELATYVSRIASGRNVQPHLVRRVDDRSSDLGKLDAAAPLDIAPAHLEIIRGGMFDVVNAKRGTAPKAKLDLPNVQMAGKTGSAQVRRVSRALRESGHFNSMSLPWEERPHALFICFAPFDAPRYAVSVVIEHGNAGADAAAPLARDIMTDVLTRDPVNHLHEPGQTVADAE; the protein is encoded by the coding sequence ATGAAACTCCCCAAATTCTCCGGCAGGAAGCCGATATCGCGGCTGATGCCGCGTCGCGAGCCGATCAAGCCGTCACGCGGGATCTTCACGCGCCGGGCGCTTGTCGTTCTGGCTGCGCAGGCCGGTGTTCTGGGCGTTCTGGGGCAGCGCCTCTACAATCTGCAAGTCGTCGATGGCGACCGCTTGAAGCAGCTGGCGGTCAGGAACCGCACGAGCAAGCGCCTCCTCGCGCCGGCGCGTGGGACGATCAACGATCGCTTCGGCGTGCAGCTTGCCGGCAACAAGGTCAACTGGCGGGCGCTGCTGATGCCGGAGGAGACGACGGATATTTCCGCCGTCATCTCTCGTTTCGCCCAGATCGTGCCGCTGGACGACCGGGATCATGCGCGGATCGAGCGCGATCTGCGGCACATGCGCAAATACGTGCCGGTTTCGCTGAAGGATTTCCTGACCTGGGACGACATGGCGCGGATCGAACTGAACGCGCCCAGCCTGCCGGGTGTGTTTGTCGATATCGGTTCGACCCGCCTTTATCCGTTGGGGCCGTTGCTGGCGCATATTGTCGGCTACGTGGCGCCGCCGAACGAGCACGACGTGGCGAGCTCGCCCATGATGGCCCTGCCGGGCATGCGCGCGGGGCGTGCGGGAATCGAGCAGACGCAGGATGCGCTTTTGCGCGGCGAACCCGGTTCGGTGGAGATGGAGGTCAACTCCCTCGGTCGCGTGATGGGCGAAATCGATCGCGAGGAAGGGCGACAGGGCGACGAACTGACGCTGACGATCGATGCGGGTCTGCAGCAGATGGTGCTCAACCGCATCGCCGACCAGTCCGCAAGCGCCGTGGTGATGGATTGCCGTAATGGCGAGGTGCTGGCGATGGTCAGCACGCCATCGTTCGATCCGTCGCTTTTCGACTCGGGCGTCAGCCATGCGCAGTGGATCGAATGGACGGACAATGTCCGCACGCCCCTAATCAACAAGGCCGTCTCCGGTGTCTATCCGCCAGGTTCGACCTTCAAGCCGGCGGTCGGACTGGCCGCGCTCAAGTCGGGGGCGTTGTCGCCGGAGGATCGTTTTTCGTGCCCCGGCTATTACGACATGGGGGGCGTGCGCTTCCATTGCTGGTCGCGCTGGGGGCATGGCACGATCAACATGCGTGAGGCGCTGATGCTCTCATGCGACGTCTATTTCTATCAGGCCGCGCGCAAGGCGGGGATGGACCCGATCAAGGCGGTCGCCAACGGGTTCGGCCTCGGCACCAAGCTCGATATCGAATTGCCGCATATCCGTTCGGGCGTCATTCCCACGCCGGACTGGCGTCGTGAGCACGGACACCACTGGAACGGTGGCGATACGGTGAATGCCGGCATCGGTCAGGGCTTCGTGCAGGTGACGCCGCTCGAACTGGCGACCTATGTCTCGCGTATCGCCTCGGGTCGGAATGTGCAGCCGCATCTGGTGCGCCGGGTCGATGATCGGTCGTCGGATCTCGGCAAGCTGGATGCGGCGGCGCCACTGGATATCGCGCCGGCGCATCTGGAGATCATCCGCGGCGGCATGTTCGATGTGGTGAATGCCAAACGCGGCACCGCGCCCAAGGCAAAACTCGACCTGCCAAATGTGCAGATGGCGGGCAAGACGGGTTCCGCGCAGGTGCGCCGTGTGTCCCGCGCCCTGCGCGAGAGCGGCCATTTCAACTCGATGTCTCTCCCCTGGGAAGAGCGGCCGCACGCGCTGTTCATCTGCTTCGCGCCGTTCGATGCTCCGCGCTATGCCGTGTCGGTCGTGATCGAGCATGGCAATGCGGGTGCGGATGCGGCGGCACCGCTGGCGCGTGACATCATGACGGATGTGCTGACGCGCGATCCGGTCAATCATCTTCACGAACCCGGCCAGACGGTCGCGGACGCCGAATGA
- a CDS encoding rod shape-determining protein — MFSRLLGLMSADMAIDLGTANTLVYVKGRGIVLDEPSVVAIAEVRGKKQVLAVGEEAKQMVGRTPGNITAIRPLRDGVIADFEVAEEMIKHFIRKVHNRRAFASPQIIVCVPSGSTAVEKRAIQESAESAGARKVMLIEEPMAAAIGAGLPVTEPSGSMIVDIGGGTTEVAVISLGGIVYARSVRVGGDKMDEAIISYIRKMHNLLIGESSAERIKIEIGSATMPDDPRDPGPIKEVKGRDLINGVPREVLVSQAQIAESLAEPVSQIVDAVTTALENTPPELAADIVDKGIVLTGGGALLYRLDDVLRNATGLPVTVGEAPLSCVALGTGRALEEMRRLRNVLISMY, encoded by the coding sequence ATGTTCTCACGTCTGCTGGGTCTCATGTCGGCAGACATGGCCATCGATCTCGGCACAGCCAACACGCTTGTCTATGTGAAGGGTCGCGGCATTGTGCTCGACGAGCCCTCCGTCGTGGCGATTGCCGAGGTGCGGGGCAAGAAACAGGTCCTGGCTGTCGGTGAGGAAGCCAAGCAGATGGTCGGCCGCACGCCGGGCAACATTACGGCCATCCGTCCCCTGCGCGACGGCGTGATCGCCGATTTCGAGGTAGCGGAGGAGATGATAAAGCATTTCATCCGCAAGGTGCATAACCGCCGTGCCTTTGCCAGCCCGCAGATCATCGTCTGCGTGCCGTCCGGCTCCACGGCGGTGGAAAAGCGTGCCATCCAGGAAAGTGCCGAAAGCGCGGGCGCACGGAAGGTGATGCTGATCGAGGAGCCGATGGCCGCGGCCATCGGCGCGGGTCTGCCCGTCACGGAGCCCTCGGGCAGCATGATCGTCGATATCGGCGGCGGCACGACGGAAGTGGCGGTGATATCGCTGGGCGGCATCGTCTATGCGCGCTCGGTGCGTGTCGGCGGTGACAAGATGGACGAAGCGATCATCTCCTACATCCGCAAGATGCATAACCTCCTGATTGGCGAGAGCTCCGCCGAGCGCATCAAGATCGAGATCGGGTCGGCGACCATGCCGGACGACCCGCGCGATCCGGGGCCGATCAAGGAAGTGAAGGGGCGCGATCTCATCAACGGCGTGCCGCGTGAGGTGCTTGTCAGCCAGGCGCAGATTGCCGAGAGCCTGGCGGAACCGGTCAGCCAGATCGTGGATGCCGTCACGACGGCGCTCGAGAACACGCCGCCTGAACTCGCGGCGGATATTGTGGACAAGGGGATCGTGCTGACCGGCGGTGGCGCGCTGCTCTATCGTCTGGACGACGTGCTGCGTAACGCCACGGGCCTGCCGGTGACCGTTGGCGAGGCGCCGCTATCGTGTGTCGCGCTGGGTACGGGACGGGCCCTGGAGGAAATGCGCCGGCTGCGCAACGTGCTGATCTCCATGTATTGA
- the mreC gene encoding rod shape-determining protein MreC: MLSIQARQALAKLVLPLLFVLAFAFILVGQVRHALVDKARMDIADALAPAYGLMAAPGEHAGTLWREFRGFLHLDAENARLRDENAKLRRWYDVAVALANENAQLKANLHWIPDNAPSFVTGHALRDAGGVYSRAILLAVGDGNAVHVGDVAMDAAALIGRVSEVGAHTVRILLINDDASRIPVTLAASHGTAIMAGDGTSTPRLLYYAQENHPVEGERVLTSEQTPPGAPGDTALAGLPGGLPIGTVHYVRPGAPVVVPDGGLSHPDIVRVFDYGRPAQDAPDAPGRVKRMPLPTNPGLPSFMLPLSKPGQG; the protein is encoded by the coding sequence ATGCTTTCCATCCAGGCCCGGCAGGCGCTCGCCAAGCTCGTTCTTCCCCTGTTGTTCGTGCTGGCGTTCGCTTTCATCCTTGTGGGACAGGTGCGTCATGCTCTTGTCGACAAGGCGCGGATGGACATCGCCGATGCGCTGGCGCCGGCCTACGGGCTGATGGCGGCGCCCGGCGAGCATGCCGGGACGCTGTGGCGGGAGTTCCGGGGCTTCCTGCATCTGGACGCGGAAAACGCGCGCCTTCGTGACGAGAACGCGAAACTGCGGCGCTGGTATGATGTGGCGGTGGCGCTGGCGAACGAGAATGCGCAGCTGAAAGCGAATCTTCACTGGATTCCGGACAATGCGCCGAGCTTCGTGACCGGGCATGCCCTGCGGGATGCAGGCGGGGTCTACAGCCGCGCCATCCTTCTGGCGGTAGGCGACGGCAATGCCGTGCATGTCGGCGACGTGGCGATGGACGCCGCCGCACTGATCGGCCGCGTTTCGGAAGTCGGTGCGCATACCGTGCGTATCCTGCTCATCAACGACGATGCCAGTCGGATTCCGGTGACGCTCGCGGCATCTCATGGAACGGCGATCATGGCAGGCGATGGCACGTCCACGCCGCGCCTGCTGTATTACGCGCAGGAAAATCATCCCGTGGAAGGTGAGCGGGTCCTGACGAGCGAGCAGACGCCCCCCGGTGCACCGGGCGACACGGCGCTGGCCGGGCTGCCGGGCGGTCTGCCGATCGGCACGGTGCATTATGTGCGCCCCGGCGCCCCGGTGGTGGTGCCCGACGGTGGGCTTTCACATCCCGACATCGTCCGGGTTTTCGATTACGGTCGCCCCGCGCAGGACGCGCCGGATGCTCCCGGGCGCGTGAAACGCATGCCATTGCCCACGAATCCGGGCTTGCCGAGCTTCATGCTGCCGCTTTCGAAACCGGGGCAGGGTTGA